The Streptomyces achromogenes genome window below encodes:
- a CDS encoding TetR/AcrR family transcriptional regulator gives MVTQPAKPAPDTARRSERSRLAIYDAALALVVEVGYPKTTIEGIAARAGVGKQTIYRWWGSKADVLLEAFLDLGEQAARDAGAAEHEPYAIPDTGDLAADLKAVLRATVDQLLDPRFEAPSRALAAEGVVDEQVGRAFTAKLLEPSLQLYADRLRAAQEAGQVRADVDPRIALEFFVSPLAQRWLQYTGPISYEYTDTLVDYALHGLAPR, from the coding sequence ATGGTCACCCAGCCCGCAAAGCCGGCCCCCGACACCGCCCGCCGCAGCGAACGGTCACGGCTCGCGATCTACGACGCCGCCCTCGCCCTCGTCGTGGAGGTCGGCTATCCGAAGACCACCATCGAGGGCATCGCCGCCCGGGCCGGCGTCGGCAAGCAGACCATCTACCGCTGGTGGGGTTCGAAGGCCGACGTCCTGCTGGAGGCCTTCCTCGACCTCGGCGAACAGGCGGCGCGGGACGCGGGGGCGGCGGAGCACGAGCCGTACGCCATCCCCGACACCGGCGATCTCGCCGCCGACCTCAAGGCCGTGCTGCGGGCCACCGTCGACCAGCTCTTGGACCCCAGGTTCGAGGCGCCCTCCCGCGCCCTGGCCGCCGAGGGCGTGGTCGACGAACAGGTCGGCCGCGCGTTCACGGCGAAGCTCCTGGAGCCGTCCCTCCAGCTCTACGCGGACCGGCTGCGCGCCGCTCAGGAGGCCGGTCAGGTCCGTGCCGACGTCGACCCGCGCATCGCTCTCGAGTTCTTCGTCTCGCCGCTCGCCCAGCGCTGGCTGCAGTACACCGGCCCGATCTCCTACGAGTACACCGACACCCTCGTCGACTACGCCCTGCACGGCCTCGCCCCACGGTGA
- a CDS encoding MFS transporter has product MTDDEALTAAPPPPSGLRALLPDLAPWRASTDFRRLWVSGTISGFGTFLTFVALPVQVKELTGSAAAVGAIGAVELVPLVVFGLYGGALADAWDKRRLIVWTEAGQGLLSAVLLVNAVLPGPALWPLYVVAALSSALVSVQRPALDSLWPRIVAHEHLTAAASLNALRWTVGGVAGPALAGVVVAYAGLGWAYAVDLLTFVVSVALMVGIAASPASHEAARPSLRAIAEGARYAWGRKELLGTYAVDLAAMTLAMPLAVLPFLADELHAEWSLGLMYASVPAGALLVSLTSGWTSRVHRHGRVVALSAALWGGAIALAGLVGNVWLVLLCLTFAGGFDMVSGIFRGAMWNQTIPDELRGRLAGIELLSYSVGPTVGQLRGGGVAAWLGVRTSVWSGGLLCVGAVGLLAVCLPGLMTYDARTNEHAVRLRARRAATAPSSAPDGG; this is encoded by the coding sequence GTGACCGACGACGAAGCCCTGACCGCTGCCCCTCCCCCGCCCTCCGGTCTGCGTGCGCTGCTTCCCGACCTCGCCCCCTGGCGGGCGTCCACGGACTTCCGGCGGCTGTGGGTGTCGGGGACGATCTCCGGGTTCGGGACCTTCCTCACCTTCGTGGCTCTGCCGGTGCAGGTGAAGGAGCTGACCGGGTCGGCCGCCGCGGTCGGCGCGATCGGGGCCGTGGAGCTGGTGCCGCTCGTGGTGTTCGGGCTGTACGGGGGCGCGCTCGCGGACGCCTGGGACAAGCGGCGGCTCATCGTGTGGACCGAGGCGGGGCAGGGGCTGCTCAGCGCGGTGCTGCTGGTCAACGCGGTACTGCCGGGCCCGGCGCTCTGGCCGCTGTATGTCGTCGCGGCTCTCTCCTCGGCTCTCGTCTCCGTCCAGCGGCCCGCGCTGGACTCGTTGTGGCCGCGGATCGTCGCCCATGAGCATCTGACGGCGGCCGCCTCGCTGAACGCGCTGCGGTGGACCGTGGGCGGGGTGGCCGGACCGGCCCTCGCCGGCGTCGTCGTCGCGTACGCCGGGCTCGGCTGGGCCTACGCCGTCGACCTGCTGACCTTCGTGGTGTCGGTCGCCCTCATGGTGGGCATCGCCGCGTCCCCGGCCTCCCACGAGGCGGCCCGTCCCTCGCTGAGGGCCATCGCGGAGGGCGCCCGGTACGCCTGGGGCCGCAAGGAGCTGCTCGGCACGTACGCGGTCGATCTCGCCGCGATGACCCTCGCGATGCCGCTCGCCGTGCTGCCGTTCCTCGCGGACGAGCTGCACGCCGAGTGGTCGCTGGGCCTGATGTACGCGTCCGTCCCGGCGGGGGCGCTGCTGGTGAGCCTGACCAGCGGCTGGACGTCACGGGTGCACCGGCACGGCCGGGTGGTGGCGCTGTCGGCCGCGTTGTGGGGCGGGGCGATCGCCCTCGCGGGGCTCGTCGGCAACGTGTGGCTGGTGCTGCTGTGCCTGACGTTCGCGGGCGGCTTCGACATGGTCAGCGGCATCTTCCGGGGGGCCATGTGGAACCAGACGATCCCGGACGAGCTGCGCGGGCGGCTCGCCGGGATCGAGCTGCTGTCCTACTCGGTGGGGCCGACGGTCGGCCAGCTGCGCGGCGGCGGCGTCGCGGCCTGGCTGGGGGTGCGGACCTCGGTCTGGTCGGGCGGTCTGCTGTGTGTGGGCGCGGTGGGGCTGCTGGCGGTGTGCCTGCCGGGGCTGATGACGTACGACGCCCGGACGAACGAGCACGCGGTGCGGCTGCGCGCGCGGCGCGCCGCCACCGCGCCCTCGTCGGCGCCGGACGGCGGCTGA
- a CDS encoding bifunctional DNA primase/polymerase: protein MSAEFGGRTGLWGKLSEWLRTSGPTEAAGEGGREALLLAAAGAGLPLAPAAHPAPGYGCSCDRVGCPTPARHPVSFAWQTQSTTDRAQIERWARHQPQANFITATGMTHDVLDVPVEAGRAALERLLVAGVEVGPVAVSDDGRLLFFTLTRGTPEDEDEWWPCELDCHPETMDEHPGLRWHCRGSYVLVPPARLPGDDDQSVHWLRGPEHPLPDPLTLLEILTDACARHAGESPDHSAGAWPLHR, encoded by the coding sequence ATGAGCGCGGAGTTCGGCGGCCGGACCGGCCTGTGGGGCAAACTCTCGGAGTGGCTGCGCACGAGCGGCCCGACGGAAGCCGCGGGCGAAGGCGGCCGTGAAGCCCTGCTGCTGGCCGCCGCCGGAGCGGGTCTCCCGCTCGCGCCCGCCGCGCATCCGGCCCCCGGCTACGGCTGCTCCTGCGACCGCGTCGGCTGTCCGACCCCGGCCAGGCACCCGGTGTCGTTCGCCTGGCAGACGCAGTCCACCACCGACCGCGCCCAGATCGAGCGCTGGGCCCGCCATCAGCCGCAGGCCAACTTCATCACCGCCACCGGCATGACGCACGACGTCCTCGACGTGCCCGTGGAAGCCGGCCGGGCGGCCCTCGAGCGGCTGCTGGTCGCCGGCGTCGAGGTCGGCCCGGTCGCCGTCAGCGACGACGGACGGCTGCTCTTCTTCACCCTCACCCGCGGCACCCCCGAGGACGAGGACGAGTGGTGGCCCTGTGAGCTGGACTGCCACCCCGAGACCATGGACGAGCACCCCGGCCTGCGCTGGCACTGCCGGGGCTCCTACGTCCTCGTGCCGCCCGCCCGGCTCCCCGGCGACGACGACCAGAGCGTGCACTGGCTGCGCGGTCCCGAGCACCCGCTGCCCGACCCGCTCACGCTCCTGGAGATCCTCACCGACGCGTGCGCCCGCCACGCCGGCGAGAGCCCGGACCACAGCGCCGGCGCCTGGCCCCTGCACCGCTGA
- the npdG gene encoding NADPH-dependent F420 reductase — MTSTDSARNASAGAPAKAPAKDPWDLPDVSGLVVGVLGGTGPQGKGLAYRLAKAGQKVIIGSRAADRALAAAEELGHGVEGADNAETARRSDIVIVAVPWDGHGKTLESLREELAGKLVVDCVNPLGFDKKGAYALKPEEGSAAEQAAALLPDSRVAAAFHHLSAVLLQDPEIDEIDTDVMVLGEERADVEIVQALAGRIPGMRGVFAGRLRGAHQVESLVANLISVNRRYKAHAGLRVTDV, encoded by the coding sequence ATGACCTCTACCGACAGTGCACGAAACGCCTCCGCGGGCGCGCCGGCGAAGGCGCCCGCGAAGGACCCGTGGGACCTCCCCGACGTCTCCGGACTGGTCGTCGGCGTGCTCGGCGGCACCGGGCCGCAGGGCAAGGGCCTCGCCTACCGGCTCGCCAAGGCCGGCCAGAAGGTGATCATCGGCTCGCGCGCCGCCGACCGCGCCCTGGCCGCGGCCGAGGAGCTCGGCCACGGCGTCGAGGGCGCCGACAACGCCGAGACCGCGCGGCGCAGCGACATCGTCATCGTCGCCGTCCCGTGGGACGGCCACGGCAAGACGCTGGAGTCCCTGCGCGAGGAACTCGCCGGCAAGCTCGTCGTCGACTGCGTCAACCCGCTCGGCTTCGACAAGAAGGGCGCCTACGCGCTCAAGCCGGAGGAGGGCAGCGCCGCCGAGCAGGCCGCCGCCCTGCTGCCGGACTCCCGGGTCGCCGCCGCGTTCCACCACCTGTCGGCGGTCCTTCTCCAGGACCCGGAGATCGACGAGATCGACACCGACGTGATGGTGCTGGGCGAGGAGCGGGCGGACGTCGAGATCGTGCAGGCGCTGGCCGGCCGCATCCCCGGCATGCGCGGCGTCTTCGCGGGCCGGCTGCGAGGCGCCCACCAGGTGGAGTCCCTGGTCGCCAACCTGATCTCGGTCAACCGCCGCTACAAGGCCCACGCCGGGCTGCGCGTCACGGACGTATGA
- the map gene encoding type I methionyl aminopeptidase encodes MSGQSLLVPGELSPIRSVPGNIRRPEYVGKPAPTPYTGPEVQTPETIEAMRRAGRIAAQAMAEAAKLISPGVTTDELDRVAHEYMCDHGAYPSTLGYRGFPKSLCTSVNEVICHGIPDSTVLRDGDIVNLDVTAYIGGVHGDNNATYLVGDVDEESRLLVDRTRESLERAIKAVRPGRQINIIGRVIESYAKRFGYGVVRDFTGHGINSSFHSGLIVPHYDSPHATTVIQPGMTFTIEPMLTLGTHEYDMWDDGWTVVTKDRRRTAQFEHTLVVTDTGAEILTLP; translated from the coding sequence ATGTCTGGCCAGTCACTGCTCGTCCCAGGCGAGCTGTCCCCCATCCGTTCGGTGCCCGGAAACATCCGCCGGCCCGAGTACGTCGGCAAGCCCGCGCCGACGCCGTACACCGGGCCGGAGGTGCAGACGCCGGAGACGATCGAGGCGATGCGCCGGGCCGGCCGGATCGCCGCGCAGGCGATGGCGGAGGCGGCGAAGCTGATCTCACCGGGCGTCACCACCGACGAGCTGGACAGGGTCGCGCACGAGTACATGTGCGATCACGGCGCCTACCCGTCGACCCTCGGTTACCGCGGCTTCCCGAAGTCCCTGTGCACGAGCGTGAACGAGGTGATCTGCCACGGCATCCCGGACTCGACGGTGCTGCGGGACGGCGACATCGTCAACCTGGACGTGACGGCGTACATCGGCGGGGTGCACGGCGACAACAACGCCACGTACCTGGTCGGGGACGTGGACGAGGAGTCGCGGCTGCTGGTGGACCGGACCCGGGAGTCCCTGGAGCGGGCGATCAAGGCGGTCAGGCCCGGCCGGCAGATCAACATCATCGGGCGGGTCATCGAGTCGTACGCGAAGCGGTTCGGGTACGGGGTGGTGCGGGACTTCACCGGCCACGGGATCAACTCGTCGTTCCACTCCGGGCTGATCGTCCCGCACTACGACAGTCCGCACGCGACGACGGTCATCCAGCCCGGGATGACGTTCACGATCGAGCCGATGCTGACGCTCGGCACCCACGAGTACGACATGTGGGACGACGGCTGGACCGTGGTGACCAAGGACCGCAGGCGGACGGCCCAGTTCGAGCACACGCTCGTCGTGACGGACACCGGCGCGGAGATCCTGACGCTGCCGTAG
- a CDS encoding PhzF family phenazine biosynthesis protein encodes MTDYDVLRVFCAPNGGYGNELGVVREGSVLPEREDRQELAAKLGFSETVFVDDPERGVIDIYTPTMRLPFAGHPCVGAGWLLDVPELVTPAGVVGARQDGEFTWIEARAEWAPPRTLRQYATAAEVDDLPVPPKGEWIYAWAWEDEPAGRIRARGFPGRDDGIEEDEATGAAALLLTERLGRALNITQGAGSQILTAPQPYGWVEIGGRVFLER; translated from the coding sequence GTGACTGATTACGACGTGCTCCGCGTCTTCTGCGCGCCGAACGGCGGCTACGGCAACGAACTGGGCGTGGTGCGTGAAGGCTCGGTGCTGCCCGAACGCGAGGACCGTCAGGAGCTCGCGGCCAAACTCGGCTTCAGCGAGACCGTGTTCGTCGACGACCCCGAGCGCGGCGTCATCGACATCTACACCCCCACCATGCGGCTGCCGTTCGCGGGCCACCCGTGCGTGGGCGCCGGCTGGCTGCTCGACGTCCCCGAGCTCGTCACCCCCGCCGGGGTCGTCGGCGCCCGCCAGGACGGGGAGTTCACCTGGATCGAGGCCCGCGCCGAGTGGGCCCCGCCGCGCACCCTGCGCCAGTACGCCACCGCCGCCGAGGTCGACGACCTGCCGGTGCCGCCGAAGGGCGAGTGGATCTACGCGTGGGCCTGGGAGGACGAGCCCGCGGGCCGGATCCGCGCCCGCGGCTTCCCCGGCCGGGACGACGGCATCGAGGAGGACGAGGCGACGGGCGCCGCGGCGCTGCTGCTCACCGAGCGCCTCGGCCGAGCCCTGAACATCACCCAGGGCGCGGGCTCCCAGATCCTCACGGCCCCCCAGCCGTACGGCTGGGTGGAGATCGGCGGGCGGGTGTTCCTCGAGCGTTGA
- the efeU gene encoding iron uptake transporter permease EfeU, whose protein sequence is MFSNYLIGLREGLEASLVVCILIAYLVKTGRRDALKPVWAGVAVAVLIAMGFGFVLEFGSQELTFKAQEALGGSLSIVAVALVTWMVFWMRRTARHLKAELHGKLDAALAMGTGALVATAFLAVGREGLETALFVWTSVHAAGDGTPRPLIGAALGLATAVLLGWLFYRGALRINLAKFFTWTGGMLVVVAAGVLAYGVHDLQEADWVPGLTEKAFDVSDTIPPDSWYGTLLKGVFNFQPDPTVVQVTVWLLYLIPTLALFLAPVGFASGKGRVKSPDEQGTQPEDRSSEQAQAPKA, encoded by the coding sequence GTGTTCTCCAACTACCTGATCGGACTGCGCGAGGGCCTGGAGGCCAGCCTCGTCGTCTGCATCCTCATCGCCTACCTGGTGAAGACCGGGCGGCGCGACGCGCTGAAGCCGGTGTGGGCCGGCGTCGCCGTCGCGGTGCTCATCGCGATGGGCTTCGGCTTCGTCCTCGAATTCGGCTCGCAGGAGCTGACGTTCAAGGCGCAGGAGGCGCTCGGCGGCTCCCTGTCGATCGTCGCGGTCGCGCTGGTGACGTGGATGGTGTTCTGGATGCGGCGCACCGCCCGGCACCTGAAGGCGGAGCTGCACGGCAAGCTGGACGCGGCCCTCGCCATGGGCACCGGCGCGCTGGTCGCCACCGCGTTCCTCGCGGTCGGCCGGGAGGGCCTGGAGACGGCCCTGTTCGTGTGGACGTCCGTGCACGCGGCCGGCGACGGCACCCCGCGCCCGCTGATCGGCGCGGCGCTGGGCCTCGCGACGGCCGTCCTGCTCGGCTGGCTGTTCTACCGCGGGGCGCTGCGGATCAACCTGGCGAAGTTCTTCACCTGGACGGGCGGCATGCTCGTCGTGGTGGCCGCCGGCGTCCTCGCGTACGGCGTCCACGACCTCCAGGAGGCCGACTGGGTTCCGGGCCTGACGGAGAAAGCCTTCGACGTCAGCGACACGATCCCGCCCGACAGCTGGTACGGGACGCTGCTGAAGGGCGTGTTCAACTTCCAGCCCGATCCGACGGTCGTCCAGGTCACGGTGTGGCTGCTCTACCTGATCCCGACGCTCGCGCTGTTCCTCGCCCCGGTAGGGTTCGCCTCCGGGAAGGGGAGGGTGAAGTCACCTGATGAGCAGGGAACGCAGCCTGAGGACCGAAGCTCCGAGCAGGCGCAGGCCCCGAAGGCGTGA
- the efeB gene encoding iron uptake transporter deferrochelatase/peroxidase subunit produces the protein MTESDNQGASPSRRSLIGWGGAGLALGAAAAGGAVAMTRTGNDVDPVAADAGAAVDFHGAYQAGIATPVQDRLHFAAFDVTTTDRAEFVRLLKDWTEAARRMTAGKAVGEGAFGGLPEAPPDDTGEALGLKPSRLTLTVGFGPSLFTKFDLAARRPDALVDLPAFAGDALDAARSNGDLCVQACADDPQVAVHAIRNLARIGMGKVVIRWSQLGFGKTSSTTPDAQTPRNLMGFKDGTRNIAGTETDRLKKFVWVGEKDGPDWMTGGSYLVARRIRMHIETWDRTSLQEQEDIFGRDKGEGAPVGKAKEHDEPFLKAMKPDAHVRLAHPDSNQGSTILRRGYSFTDGTDGLGRLEAGLFFLAYMRDVSNGFVRIQRHLATDALNEYIQHVGSAVFAVPPGVRDKDDWWGRTLFSKEA, from the coding sequence ATGACGGAGTCGGACAACCAGGGCGCCAGCCCGTCGCGACGGTCGCTGATCGGCTGGGGCGGGGCCGGGCTCGCGCTCGGCGCCGCCGCGGCGGGCGGCGCGGTCGCGATGACCCGCACCGGCAACGACGTCGACCCGGTGGCCGCCGACGCGGGCGCCGCGGTCGACTTCCACGGCGCGTACCAGGCGGGCATCGCCACGCCCGTACAGGACCGGCTGCACTTCGCCGCGTTCGACGTGACGACCACGGACCGCGCCGAGTTCGTGCGGCTGCTGAAGGACTGGACCGAGGCCGCCCGCCGGATGACGGCCGGGAAGGCGGTCGGCGAGGGCGCGTTCGGCGGCCTTCCCGAGGCGCCGCCGGACGACACCGGCGAGGCGCTGGGCCTCAAGCCGTCCCGGCTGACGCTGACGGTCGGCTTCGGCCCCTCCCTGTTCACGAAGTTCGACCTCGCCGCCCGGCGGCCGGACGCCCTCGTCGACCTGCCCGCCTTCGCCGGGGACGCGCTCGACGCGGCCCGCAGCAACGGCGACCTGTGCGTCCAGGCCTGCGCGGACGATCCGCAGGTCGCCGTGCACGCGATCCGCAACCTGGCCCGCATCGGCATGGGCAAGGTCGTCATCCGCTGGTCGCAGCTCGGCTTCGGCAAGACCTCCTCCACCACACCGGACGCGCAGACCCCGCGCAACCTGATGGGCTTCAAGGACGGCACCCGCAACATCGCGGGCACCGAGACCGACCGGCTGAAGAAGTTCGTGTGGGTCGGCGAGAAGGACGGTCCCGACTGGATGACGGGCGGCTCCTACCTCGTCGCCCGGCGCATCCGCATGCACATCGAGACCTGGGACCGCACCTCGCTGCAGGAGCAGGAGGACATCTTCGGCCGCGACAAGGGCGAAGGCGCTCCGGTGGGCAAGGCGAAGGAACACGACGAGCCGTTCCTGAAGGCGATGAAGCCCGACGCGCACGTCCGGCTCGCGCACCCCGACTCCAACCAGGGGTCGACGATCCTGCGCCGCGGCTACTCCTTCACCGACGGCACCGACGGTCTGGGCCGGCTGGAGGCGGGGCTGTTCTTCCTCGCCTACATGCGCGACGTGAGCAACGGATTCGTCCGCATCCAGCGCCACCTGGCGACCGACGCGCTCAACGAGTACATCCAGCATGTGGGTTCGGCCGTCTTCGCCGTCCCGCCGGGCGTCCGCGACAAGGACGACTGGTGGGGCCGGACGCTGTTCTCCAAGGAGGCGTAG
- the efeO gene encoding iron uptake system protein EfeO — translation MRAARHSVVTAVAMATALTAVTACTSKSGDEDGERVIAVTATDSKCETSKKEISAGHVELAIENKGSKVTEVYILFPDDRVVSERENIGPGTKQRVTAEVKAGTYEIACKPGMKGDGIRQDLKVTGGSAAKRDPRLDKAVAAYRSYAQAQADETLPKVATFVAAVKAGDLEAAKKAYAPSRIGWERTEPVAESFGDIDPKVDVRADGLEAGQKWTGWHRLEKALWQDKKIGAEEKTLADQLVTDLTDWQKRVGKAEITPTSMANGAKELLDEVATGKVTGEEERYSHTDLVDFKANVEGAQQSYELLKPVAKENDPALVTELDKQFAALNALLDAYRPNATSYEFTAYDKVGAADRKKLSDGVNALAEPLSKLAAAVAK, via the coding sequence ATGCGAGCCGCCCGACACTCCGTCGTCACCGCCGTCGCCATGGCGACGGCCCTGACCGCCGTCACGGCCTGCACCTCGAAAAGCGGGGACGAGGACGGCGAGCGGGTCATCGCGGTCACCGCCACCGACTCCAAGTGCGAGACCTCCAAGAAGGAGATCTCCGCCGGCCACGTCGAGCTCGCCATCGAGAACAAGGGCTCCAAGGTCACCGAGGTCTACATCCTCTTCCCGGACGACCGGGTCGTCAGCGAGCGCGAGAACATCGGCCCCGGCACCAAGCAGCGGGTCACCGCCGAGGTGAAGGCCGGTACCTACGAGATCGCGTGCAAGCCGGGCATGAAGGGCGACGGCATCCGCCAGGACCTCAAGGTCACCGGCGGCTCCGCGGCCAAGCGCGATCCCCGGCTGGACAAGGCGGTGGCCGCCTACCGCTCCTACGCGCAGGCCCAGGCCGACGAGACGCTGCCCAAGGTCGCGACCTTCGTCGCGGCGGTCAAGGCCGGCGACCTCGAGGCCGCGAAGAAGGCCTACGCGCCCTCCCGCATCGGCTGGGAGCGCACCGAGCCGGTCGCGGAGTCCTTCGGCGACATCGACCCGAAGGTCGACGTCCGCGCCGACGGCCTGGAGGCCGGCCAGAAGTGGACCGGCTGGCACCGGCTGGAGAAGGCCCTCTGGCAGGACAAGAAGATCGGCGCCGAGGAGAAGACCCTCGCCGACCAGCTGGTCACCGACCTGACCGACTGGCAGAAGCGGGTCGGCAAGGCCGAGATCACCCCGACCTCCATGGCCAACGGCGCCAAGGAACTCCTCGACGAGGTCGCCACCGGCAAGGTCACCGGCGAGGAGGAGCGCTACTCGCACACCGACCTCGTCGACTTCAAGGCCAACGTCGAGGGCGCGCAGCAGTCGTACGAGCTGCTGAAGCCGGTCGCCAAGGAGAACGACCCGGCCCTGGTCACCGAGCTGGACAAGCAGTTCGCCGCGCTGAACGCGCTGCTGGACGCCTACCGGCCGAACGCCACGTCCTACGAGTTCACCGCGTACGACAAGGTCGGCGCCGCCGACCGCAAGAAGCTGTCGGACGGGGTCAACGCACTCGCGGAGCCCCTGTCCAAGCTCGCCGCCGCCGTCGCCAAGTAA
- a CDS encoding site-2 protease family protein → MTTATSRRSERRVSPVFLGILAVTAVTGWATWSGFAERPGVAVFLFVTAAWIVSLCLHEYAHARTALHSGDISVGAKGYLTLNPLKYTHALLSIVLPVIFVIMGGIGLPGGAVFIERGRIRGRWRHSLISAAGPLTNVLFAVVCTAPFWLDALDGVPADFRYALGFLALLQVTAAILNFLPVPGLDGYGVIEPWLSYNVKRQVEPFAPFGLLFVFALLWVPAVNGVFFDMVDAVLRALGISDFDTYCGQSLYRFWEGTNEYCAVSP, encoded by the coding sequence ATGACCACCGCCACCTCCCGCCGCAGCGAACGGCGGGTCAGTCCCGTCTTCCTGGGGATCCTGGCCGTCACCGCGGTCACCGGCTGGGCCACCTGGTCCGGGTTCGCCGAGCGGCCGGGTGTGGCGGTGTTCCTGTTCGTGACGGCGGCGTGGATCGTGTCGCTGTGTCTGCACGAGTACGCGCACGCCCGCACCGCTCTGCACAGCGGGGACATCTCGGTCGGCGCGAAGGGGTACCTGACGCTCAACCCGCTGAAGTACACGCACGCCCTGCTCAGCATCGTGCTGCCGGTCATCTTCGTGATCATGGGCGGGATCGGACTGCCGGGCGGCGCCGTCTTCATCGAGCGCGGGCGGATCCGCGGGCGGTGGCGGCACAGCCTGATCTCGGCGGCGGGGCCGCTGACCAACGTGCTGTTCGCGGTGGTGTGCACGGCGCCGTTCTGGCTGGACGCGCTGGACGGGGTGCCGGCCGACTTCCGGTACGCGCTCGGTTTCCTCGCCCTGCTCCAGGTCACGGCGGCGATCCTGAACTTCCTGCCGGTGCCCGGGCTGGACGGCTACGGGGTGATCGAGCCCTGGCTGTCGTACAACGTGAAGCGGCAGGTGGAGCCGTTCGCGCCGTTCGGGCTGCTGTTCGTGTTCGCACTGCTGTGGGTGCCGGCGGTGAACGGCGTGTTCTTCGACATGGTCGACGCGGTACTGCGCGCTCTCGGGATCAGCGACTTCGACACGTACTGCGGTCAGTCGCTGTACCGCTTCTGGGAGGGCACGAACGAATACTGCGCGGTCAGCCCGTGA
- a CDS encoding Gfo/Idh/MocA family protein, whose protein sequence is MTTDTVRWGILATGGIAAAFTADLIDLPDAEVVAVASRTEASAKAFADRFGIPRAYGDWAALAADEDIDVVYVATPHAAHRVAAGLCLEAGRNVLCEKAFTLNVREAEELVGLARSGGRFLMEAMWMYCNPVIRRLKALVDDGAIGDVRTVQADFGLEGPFPPSHRLRDPAQGGGALLDLGVYPVSFAHLLLGEPSGIAARAVLSAEGVDLQTALALSWDSGALAALHCSVSGGTGTTASVTGSRGRIDVPAGFFHPDRIVLHRAGHDPEEFAADPADGPRTTFRHEAREVMRALRAGETESPLVPLDGSLAVMRTLDAVREQIGVRYPGEDA, encoded by the coding sequence ATGACGACGGACACGGTGCGGTGGGGAATCCTGGCGACCGGCGGGATCGCCGCCGCGTTCACCGCGGACCTGATCGACCTGCCCGACGCCGAGGTCGTGGCCGTCGCCTCACGCACCGAGGCGTCCGCGAAGGCGTTCGCCGACCGGTTCGGCATACCCCGCGCGTACGGCGACTGGGCCGCTCTCGCCGCCGACGAGGACATCGACGTCGTCTACGTGGCCACCCCGCACGCCGCCCACCGCGTCGCCGCCGGACTCTGCCTGGAGGCCGGGCGGAACGTGCTGTGCGAGAAGGCGTTCACGCTGAACGTGCGCGAGGCCGAGGAACTCGTGGGGCTGGCCAGGTCGGGCGGCCGCTTCCTCATGGAGGCCATGTGGATGTACTGCAACCCGGTCATCCGCCGTCTCAAGGCCCTCGTGGACGACGGTGCGATCGGCGACGTCCGCACCGTGCAGGCCGACTTCGGCCTCGAGGGGCCCTTCCCGCCCTCGCACCGGCTGCGCGACCCCGCCCAGGGCGGCGGCGCGCTCCTCGACCTCGGCGTCTACCCGGTCTCCTTCGCCCACCTGCTGCTCGGCGAGCCGTCGGGCATCGCCGCCCGGGCGGTCCTGTCCGCCGAGGGCGTCGACCTCCAGACGGCGCTGGCCCTGTCCTGGGACTCCGGTGCGCTCGCCGCACTGCACTGCTCCGTCTCCGGCGGCACCGGCACCACCGCCTCGGTGACCGGCTCGCGCGGCCGCATCGACGTCCCGGCCGGCTTCTTCCACCCCGACCGGATCGTCCTGCACCGCGCCGGGCACGACCCCGAGGAGTTCGCCGCCGACCCGGCCGACGGACCGCGCACCACGTTCCGGCACGAGGCCCGCGAGGTCATGCGCGCCCTGCGGGCCGGCGAGACCGAGTCCCCGCTCGTCCCCCTCGACGGCAGCCTCGCCGTCATGCGGACCCTGGACGCCGTCCGGGAGCAGATCGGGGTGCGCTACCCCGGCGAGGACGCCTGA